TTGCAGGTACCTATCTCTAAAAACACACTAAAAACATTCGAAGACTTTTCTATTACAGACCCAAAGCAAAGAGAAATGTTATTCGGACAATATGACCATTTAAGATTATACGGACAAGACTATGTTCAAAGACTTGAGCAAAGTGGTTTTAAAGTAAATAGAATAAATATCTCTTCAGAATTTATAAAATATGGTGTTAATGAAGATGAAGAATTATTTATTTGCGAAAAAATGCCGTAACGCCTAATTAATTATTGATAGGAATGGCAACATCTCACTAAAATCCTTACTCAGTATTTTCCTTATTATCGATCTTCATATCAGGAAAAATAGCCGCCAGCATCATAACGATAACGGATAAGCCCATTACATAAATACCAATTCGTTTTTCAGGACAATATGCGTCATAGCAAGAGGTGAATAATACATAGGTTTTAATTGCGTAACCAAACACTAAAGCGCAAATAAAAAGATTAGCACGCTTAGCCCAAATTTTGGGTAATAACATAAATACAAACACCACAACCGTAAAAGGCACTAAAAATTTAGCTGGTCTTCCGTATTGATTTTGTTCAGAAAAAAAACCGGAAAATGTTTTATTTACATCTGGGTAGTATGCCCAAGGCATAAAGCAGGATGCTATCAATGCAATGCAGGCGATCAGCCCGGCGTAATGTAAAATCTTGGTGTTCATTATTATTAAAATTCCCTCCCGGACAACCGAGAGGGATTAAATTTTAGAGGTCTCGACCAGATTCGAACTGGTGTAGAAGCTTTTGCAGAGCTCTGCCTAGCCACTCGGCCACAAGACCCTTTTTAAGTGTTGCAAAAATAGGGTATTTTTAAGCATAATTAAAACTATATGAACAGAATTGCAGAATCGGAATTAATTATTACCAAGAGAGATGCGATCTATCACCTGGATTGTAAACCGGAAGAAATAGCGAACACTATTATCACTGTCGGCGACCCTGACAGAGTAAGTGCAGTGAGCAAGCATTTTGATAAAATAGAATATAAAAATCAACATCGGGAATTTGTAACACACACCGGTTATATTGGCAAAAAAAGAATTAGTTGTATCAGTACCGGCATTGGCACTGATAATATTGATATCGTCTTAAATGAACTGGATGCCTTGGTTAATATTGATTTTAAAACAAGAACAATAAAGAATAAGCTTACTTCTTTAAACATCATCCGTGTTGGCACTTCAGGGTCTTTACAAAAAGATATACCTGTGGATAGTTTTGTAACAAGTACACATGGCTTAGGTATCGACAATCTCCTTAACTTTTATCTACAGTCTAATAATGAAGAAGAAAAACAATTGGTTCAAAGTTTTGTTACACAAACACAGTTACACCAGCAATTTGCACATCCATATATTAGTGGCGCAAGCGGGGCTTTATTAAAGCATTTTGTAAAAGATTTTCACCAGGGCATAACGGTTACCTGCCCGGGCTTTTATGGTCCGCAGGGAAGAGTGTTACGCCTGGGATTGGCGAATCCATCTTTAATTGATAATCTTACCAGGTTTACTTTTGGGCAACACCGCATCAGCAATTTTGAAATGGAAACAGCAGGTATTTATGGAATGGGCAAATTATTAGGACATCATTGTTTATCATTAAGTGCTATCGTTGCCAACCGCATAGACAAACAATTCAGCAAAGATGGAAATGCTGTGGTAGAAAAATTAATTCAGATAACTTTGCAAACAATTTCAGATAAATTATAAGATGAAAATAAGTTTTTCAAAATACCAGGGAACTGGAAACGATTTTATTATTTTAGATAACCGCGATGGTATTTATTCCGGATTAGCCCCTGCACAAGTAAAAAGTTTGTGCAACAGAAAATTTGGTATCGGTGCCGACGGGTTAATGTTATTAAATGCAAATGCAGGTTATGATTTTGAAATGAAATATTACAATGCCGATGGCAATGAGAGCAGCATGTGCGGTAATGGCGGACGTTGTCTAGTACGTTTTGCGCATGATGTAGGCATTCATAAAACGGCTTATAAATTTTTAGCCATAGATGGTGAACATTTGGCAGAGATAGATACCGATGACTCTATCCGTTTAAAAATGATCAACGTAGATAATGTTGAAGAAAAAAACTCACATTTTGTTTTAAATACAGGCTCACCGCATTTCGTAAAATTCGCCTCCAATGTTCCGGAGATTGACGTGGTGGAAACCGGGAGAGAGATCCGCTATAGCAGCACATACGAAAAAGAAGGCATTAATGTAAATTTTGTAGAGATATTAAGCCCTTATAAAATTTTGGTACGTACTTACGAAAGAGGCGTAGAAGATGAGACCTTAAGTTGCGGTACCGGTGTTACAGCATCAGCATTGGTAGCCGCACATAACGACAATGGATTTAATCGTGTAGAAGTAAAAACCCCGGGGGGGCATTTAAGTGTTGAATACGAAAAAATAGATTCGCAGCACTTTAATAATATATGGCTTTGCGGACCGGCTAAATTTGTATTTAAAGGAGAAGTGGAAATTTAATTTCTTACAACGAAATAGAGAACAGTAACAATCAATTCATGCAGCAAATTACTTTACGTGTTTACGGGATTTTAATCAACGATAAAAAACAGGTTTTGGTAAGCGATGAATATATACGTGGTAATTATTACACCAAGTTTCCCGGTGGTGGTTTGGAATTAGGTGAAGGAACAAGAGATTGTTTAAAAAGAGAATTTAAAGAAGAGCTTGATTTGGAAGTTGAAGTGGGCGATCATATTTATACAACTGATTTTTTCCAGGTAAGCGGTTTTAATAATGCACATCAGATCATTGCTATTTATTATTATGCAACAGCATTGGAGCCAATTAAAGCCCCCTTACGCACAAAGCCTTTTGATTTTGACGAACAGCAATTAAAAGTATACGATGAAATCCAACAAACGGAAACTGTACGTTTTATTGAGTGGGATGAGTTTTCGGCAGACAGCGTAACATTACCGATCGATAAAATAGTTTCCACTATGGTGAAACAACAATTTTCATGAGTACCGATAATTTCTTTGAAGAGAACATCGTTCTCGAGAACGATATTGCACGCTTAGAGCCATTGGAAGAAAAACATTTTGAACATTTGTTGCCGTTGGCTTTAGATCGATCACTTTGGCTATACACTATTAACAAGATCAATACAGAGGCTGATTTCAGAACATATTTTGATACGGCAGTAAATGAGCGGACACAGCAGCTCTCCTATCCTTTTGCCATTTTTGATAAAGCTTTCAACAAAT
The Ferruginibacter albus DNA segment above includes these coding regions:
- a CDS encoding nucleoside phosphorylase; the encoded protein is MNRIAESELIITKRDAIYHLDCKPEEIANTIITVGDPDRVSAVSKHFDKIEYKNQHREFVTHTGYIGKKRISCISTGIGTDNIDIVLNELDALVNIDFKTRTIKNKLTSLNIIRVGTSGSLQKDIPVDSFVTSTHGLGIDNLLNFYLQSNNEEEKQLVQSFVTQTQLHQQFAHPYISGASGALLKHFVKDFHQGITVTCPGFYGPQGRVLRLGLANPSLIDNLTRFTFGQHRISNFEMETAGIYGMGKLLGHHCLSLSAIVANRIDKQFSKDGNAVVEKLIQITLQTISDKL
- the dapF gene encoding diaminopimelate epimerase produces the protein MKISFSKYQGTGNDFIILDNRDGIYSGLAPAQVKSLCNRKFGIGADGLMLLNANAGYDFEMKYYNADGNESSMCGNGGRCLVRFAHDVGIHKTAYKFLAIDGEHLAEIDTDDSIRLKMINVDNVEEKNSHFVLNTGSPHFVKFASNVPEIDVVETGREIRYSSTYEKEGINVNFVEILSPYKILVRTYERGVEDETLSCGTGVTASALVAAHNDNGFNRVEVKTPGGHLSVEYEKIDSQHFNNIWLCGPAKFVFKGEVEI
- a CDS encoding NUDIX domain-containing protein codes for the protein MQQITLRVYGILINDKKQVLVSDEYIRGNYYTKFPGGGLELGEGTRDCLKREFKEELDLEVEVGDHIYTTDFFQVSGFNNAHQIIAIYYYATALEPIKAPLRTKPFDFDEQQLKVYDEIQQTETVRFIEWDEFSADSVTLPIDKIVSTMVKQQFS